TGGTTATTACAATGATATTGAGTTTAAAACAGTAAATGAGGCTAGCTGTGAATATAGTTTTGATAATGGAAGCGGTAATATTGATGGTAGGGTTGTTTTTCATCAAAAATCAAACTATATTAGAGCAGATAAAGCGATGTTTTTTAGCAAAGCTAATAGAATTGTATTTATAGGAAATGTTGAGGTAAATTATGAAATGGCTGATTAGTTTGTTAATACTGTTAATATTTACTTTTTCTGTATATGCTGCAAATGCTATAAAAATAACATCTGATAAGTTAGTTTACAACGGTCAGAAAAAGGAATCGGTCTTTGAAGGTAGTGTGGAAGCAATTTATGATAACACTACAATTAATAGTGATAAGATGGTTGTTTATACAGATGAAAATAATAAGCCTATAAAAATTATTTGCACAGGAAATGTTAAAATTGTAAGGGATAATATAGTATCTTTGTCTGAAAGTGCTGAGATGGATATTAAAAAAGACATAGCGATTTTAAAAGGGAATGTAAAAATTTGGCAGGATAAGAATTACTTGGAAGGGGATGAAGTATATATTTATAATAAAGAAAAGAGAGTAGAAGTGAGAAATATTAAAGATAAAAAAGTAAAAATTATTTTTTATCCAGATGAAAAGGTAAAATAAATGGTTTTGGAAGCTAAAGGGTTAAAAAAAAGATATAAAAACAGAAATGTTGTTGATGGGGTAGAAGTAGTCTTAAATAAAGGGGAGGTAGTTGGACTTCTTGGTCCGAATGGTGCTGGTAAAACTACAACCTTTTACATGCTAGTGGGAATAATAAAACCTGATGATGGAAAGATTTTTTATAAAGGTGAAGATATTACGGGATTGCCTATCTATAAAAGAGCGGCAAAAGGGATAGGGTATCTTCCTCAAGAAATATCTATTTTTAGAAAACTTACTGTATATGAAAATTTATATGCTGCAATGGAGCTTAAATATAAAGATAGAGGATTTATAGAAGAAAGAATAGAGCAGTTGTTGAAAGATTTTGGGTTAGAGAAAGTAAAAAATACAATAGGATATTCGCTTAGTGGTGGAGAAAAAAGAAGAGCTGAAATTGCTAGATGTCTTTCCATTGAACCTGAGGTGATTCTACTTGATGAACCATTTGCTGGGATTGATCCAATATCTGTTCAAGAAATACAGCGTATGATTGAAAGGCTGAAGAAGATGAATATAGGGATTTTAATAACAGATCACAATGTAAGGGAAACGTTACAGATTACTGATAGGGCATATATTATGCACAATGGGAAAATATTGACTCATGGTACACCTGAAGAGATAATTAAAGATGAAAAGGTGAGAGAGACATATCTCGGAGAAGGGTACAGATTATAAAATGAGTAAATTAAGTGTTACATTAAAGAACAAACTGTCTCAAAAACTCCTTATTACTCCACAAATGAAGCAGTCTTTAAATATTCTTCAGCTTCCGATGTTTGAGTTATCACAAGAGATTAATAGTATTTTGGAAGAAAATCCAGTTTTAGATGAAATTGAAAAAAAGGAAGATTTGGCAGAGGATGATGTTAACGTTGACTCTTATATTGAAGAATTAAAGAAAGTGGATTGGGAATCATATTTTGATGAAGATGATGAGTTTAAATATTATATTAAAGAAGATGAAGATGTTAATTTTGAAAAATTTGTGAGTAAAAAACCTAATCTATATGAGCATCTACTTTTCCAATTAAACATTTCTGGTTTAAAAGGTGATGATTACAGAATAGGGGAATATATAATAGGGAATTTAACAGAGAATGGTTATTTTAGATTGGATATTGATACATCAGCCAAAGAATTGGGGGTTTCAAAAGAACACTTCTTACAAGTTTTGAAAAAGATTCAGGGGTTTGATCCTTCTGGTATTGCTAGTAGAAACTTAAAGGAATGTTTAAATATTCAGTTGAAAGATTTTGAAGTAAGCGATGAAGATTTGAGTTATATTAATGTTATTCTCGATAAGTATGAAGCTGAGCTGATAAATGGGGATTATGAACGTATATATAAAGGTTTGGGTATTGATAAAGATTATTTTGATTATTTGATGGGGTTAATTAAAAAAGTTGATCCAAAGCCTGGATTAAAGTTCAATTATGAGACGGTTTATGTAATTCCTGATGTATATGTTTTTAAAAAAGATGATGTTCTGGAAGTTAAATTGAACGAAGAATATATCCCTTCAATTAAGTTAAATAGTTACTATATTAAATTAATTAAAAGTGAAGGACTTGATGAGAAGACGAAAGAATATGTTGAAGAAAAAGTAAAAAATGCTTTATGGATATTGAAGAGTCTAAATCAGAGAAAAAAGGCAATTTTAAGAGTGGTGGAAACCATTGTAAAACATCAAAGACATTTTTTCCTATATGGTGATAGGAAATTAAAGCCTCTTAAATTAAAAGATGTATCAGCCGAGACTAATCTTCATGAGTCTACAATTAGCAGAGTTACATCAAATAAATATTTAGCATGTGAATACGGTGTGTATGAGATTAAAAGTTTTTTTGTAAAAGGGATTGAAACTACTGATGGTACAATGAGTGTTGAAGCTATTAAAGATCTAATTAAAGAAATAATAGATAATGAAGATAAAAAGAAGCCTTATAGTGATGAAAAAATTGTGGAAATTTTATCAAAAAAAGGTATAAAAATTGCAAGGAGGACTGTTGCAAAATATAGAGATGAATTAGGAATACCATCTACAAGTAAAAGAAAACAAAGATAGGAGGTTTTATGAATATTCAAATCACTGCCAGAAATATTGACTTAACGGACCCAATAAGAAGTTATGTAGAAAAAAAAGTATCCAAAATAAAGAAATATTTTGACCAGATTATAGATGTGCACGTTCTTTTAGAAGTGCAAAAGAATGTGCATATTGCTGAGATTTTAGTGGATGCTAAAGGTGTATTTTTAAAGGGATTAGAAAAATCTGAAGACCTATATGCATCAATTGATTTAGCTGTTGATAAAATTGAAAAACAGCTTGTTAAGTATAAGGAAAAGCTTAAGAGTAAGAAAATTATGGAAAATGTTCCTGGTGCTTCTTTAAGGCTCAATGTTATTGATATTGAATCTATTTTTGAAACTGAAAAACCTAAAACTATTATTTCTAAACAAATACCTGCAAAGCCTATGACAATTGAAGAAGCAGTAATGCAAATGGAGTTGTTAAATAAGAACTTTTTTGTATTTAGAAATGCTGACACAGGCGAGATAAATGTTGTTTATCAGAGAGATGATGGAAATCTTGGATTGATAGAGCCTTAAGGGAAACATGATGAGAATTGCTGATTATATTGATGAAAATCATATCCTTTTCTTAGATGGTAAATATAGTAAAGATGAATTGTTAAAAATTTTTGCAAAAAAGTTTAAAGAAGTTGGCTTAATTGAGAATGAGGATGTTGTTTACCTGGCTCTTTTGGAAAGAGAAAAGTTAAGTTCAACTGCAGTGGGGGAAGAAGTGGCTATTCCCCACGCTAAAATTACTGAGATAGATCGAATTAAGATACTGATAGCTATTTCAAAGGAAGGGCAAGATTTTGATGCAATAGACAAATTACCTGTAAAACTGTTTTTCATTGTTATTGCGCCAGCTAATCAAATGCAATTGCATCTCAAGACGCTTGCAAGAATTTCGAGATTGATGAAAATGACTAATTTTAAAAGTAGAGTTTTAGCAGCAAATAATTTTAAAGAAGTAATAGATATTTTGAAAGAAGAGGAAAGCAAATTGTAATGAAAGAAATACCAGTTTCGGAGCTTTTAGCTCCAGAAGCTGCAAGTCTTAAATTAAAGTTAATTTATGGAAGAAAGTTACTCGATAAAAAGTTTATTAATAATCATAGAATTCAAAAACCAGGATTAGGGCTTGCTGGTTATACTGAACATATCCACGAAGGAAGAGTTCAGATTTTAGGTAATACTGAAATCTCTTATTTAAATACATTGCCATTTACTGAAAAATACAAATCTATATCAAAGTTATGTCAAAAAAATATTTCCTGTTTTGTTGTTACCAAAAATTTGCATATTCCTAAAGTTGTAATTCAAGCTTGCAAAGAAAATCAGGTTCCAATTTTTAGGACAGAATTGGTTAGTTCTGTAGCTATTAGTGAGATATCCGCATATTTAGAAGAAAAACTTGCACCGATAGCGAATTTGCATGGTGTTTTGGTTGATGTACATGGAGTTGGTGTATTAATTATGGGACGAAGCGGAATTGGTAAAAGTGAGTGTGCGTTGGAGCTTGTTAAAAGAGGACATAGACTTGTAGCAGATGATGTTGTTATTATAAAAAGGAAACAGGGTTATTTGGTGGGTAACAGTGATGATATTTTAAGAAATCATATAGAAGTGCGTGGATTGGGGATTTTAAATATTAAGGAAATGTATGGTATTGGTTCTATAAGGCTTAGAAAAAAAGTAGAAATGGTAGTAAATTTGTTGGATTGGGATAAAGAAGATAATTATGATAGAACAGGTTTGAATAAAAATTCTGTGGATATTTTGGGGGTAGAATTACCCCTCCTTAATATACCTGTTTCACCTGGTAGAAATATAGCAATTATAATTGAAGCTGCAGCTAGAAATCATCTTTTAAAACTTATGGGGTTTGATGCAGCACATGAGTTTAGCGAGAGATTAAATAAGATTATTAAGAGGAATGAAGAAAAAGTTATAAAGAATGTTATGTTTAAAAAAGGGATCGAATGAAAAAGGATTTATCTATTGTTATTGTCACTGGACTTTCAGGTGCTGGAAAATCTACAGCTGCTAAGTCATTGGAAGATCAGGGATATTATACAGTAGATAATATCCCTCTTTTTTTAGCAGAAAAGTTTTTTCAATTTGCTTATGATTTTAACGTGGAAATTCCAAAAATTGCGTT
Above is a window of Deferribacter autotrophicus DNA encoding:
- the hpf gene encoding ribosome hibernation-promoting factor, HPF/YfiA family, whose protein sequence is MNIQITARNIDLTDPIRSYVEKKVSKIKKYFDQIIDVHVLLEVQKNVHIAEILVDAKGVFLKGLEKSEDLYASIDLAVDKIEKQLVKYKEKLKSKKIMENVPGASLRLNVIDIESIFETEKPKTIISKQIPAKPMTIEEAVMQMELLNKNFFVFRNADTGEINVVYQRDDGNLGLIEP
- a CDS encoding PTS sugar transporter subunit IIA translates to MRIADYIDENHILFLDGKYSKDELLKIFAKKFKEVGLIENEDVVYLALLEREKLSSTAVGEEVAIPHAKITEIDRIKILIAISKEGQDFDAIDKLPVKLFFIVIAPANQMQLHLKTLARISRLMKMTNFKSRVLAANNFKEVIDILKEEESKL
- the lptB gene encoding LPS export ABC transporter ATP-binding protein gives rise to the protein MVLEAKGLKKRYKNRNVVDGVEVVLNKGEVVGLLGPNGAGKTTTFYMLVGIIKPDDGKIFYKGEDITGLPIYKRAAKGIGYLPQEISIFRKLTVYENLYAAMELKYKDRGFIEERIEQLLKDFGLEKVKNTIGYSLSGGEKRRAEIARCLSIEPEVILLDEPFAGIDPISVQEIQRMIERLKKMNIGILITDHNVRETLQITDRAYIMHNGKILTHGTPEEIIKDEKVRETYLGEGYRL
- the hprK gene encoding HPr(Ser) kinase/phosphatase; this encodes MKEIPVSELLAPEAASLKLKLIYGRKLLDKKFINNHRIQKPGLGLAGYTEHIHEGRVQILGNTEISYLNTLPFTEKYKSISKLCQKNISCFVVTKNLHIPKVVIQACKENQVPIFRTELVSSVAISEISAYLEEKLAPIANLHGVLVDVHGVGVLIMGRSGIGKSECALELVKRGHRLVADDVVIIKRKQGYLVGNSDDILRNHIEVRGLGILNIKEMYGIGSIRLRKKVEMVVNLLDWDKEDNYDRTGLNKNSVDILGVELPLLNIPVSPGRNIAIIIEAAARNHLLKLMGFDAAHEFSERLNKIIKRNEEKVIKNVMFKKGIE
- the rpoN gene encoding RNA polymerase factor sigma-54, which produces MSKLSVTLKNKLSQKLLITPQMKQSLNILQLPMFELSQEINSILEENPVLDEIEKKEDLAEDDVNVDSYIEELKKVDWESYFDEDDEFKYYIKEDEDVNFEKFVSKKPNLYEHLLFQLNISGLKGDDYRIGEYIIGNLTENGYFRLDIDTSAKELGVSKEHFLQVLKKIQGFDPSGIASRNLKECLNIQLKDFEVSDEDLSYINVILDKYEAELINGDYERIYKGLGIDKDYFDYLMGLIKKVDPKPGLKFNYETVYVIPDVYVFKKDDVLEVKLNEEYIPSIKLNSYYIKLIKSEGLDEKTKEYVEEKVKNALWILKSLNQRKKAILRVVETIVKHQRHFFLYGDRKLKPLKLKDVSAETNLHESTISRVTSNKYLACEYGVYEIKSFFVKGIETTDGTMSVEAIKDLIKEIIDNEDKKKPYSDEKIVEILSKKGIKIARRTVAKYRDELGIPSTSKRKQR
- a CDS encoding LptA/OstA family protein; the encoded protein is MKWLISLLILLIFTFSVYAANAIKITSDKLVYNGQKKESVFEGSVEAIYDNTTINSDKMVVYTDENNKPIKIICTGNVKIVRDNIVSLSESAEMDIKKDIAILKGNVKIWQDKNYLEGDEVYIYNKEKRVEVRNIKDKKVKIIFYPDEKVK